The sequence GACATCATGATTGAACGGCTATATAAGCGTATCGAATACCTTCTCGAACAAATGACTTCAACCCATGTGTTGGCTGAAATTTCTATGTTATTGCCTGAAGAACTACCGAACTTGGTCACTAAGAAAGTACGACCATTACTCGATATCTATTATCAAAATTTAGAGAAAGCGATGAATCATATCGCCATCATCGGTCATGAAAAAGTGACCTATGCGAAACTCGAAGTAGAGTCCAATCAATTGAGTCACGTTCTCAATCGATGTGAGAAAGACATCATCATTATCTCAGGGGGTAAATCCTATGAATCCATCCTGATGATGTTAGCTGCCATCAAAGCAGGGAAACCGTTCGTGTTTAGTACCGTTGAAACAAAAGACTTCCTAGATGAACCTTTGGATATACATACATTCTCCTATGAAAATGAGTCACACAAATGCATAGATTATCCAAAAAACAATATAATGGCCTATTATTTTACCTCGGGAACCACGGGTCGTAAAAAAGTCGCGATTACGTATGAAGCTTTATCCAATCATATAGACCAAACACCGTATATTCAAAACGCCCAATCCTTAACGAGTATCCCACTCATGAGTGCTTTGCATTTTGACATGAGCTTAGAAGAAATTTGGGTAGCATTGACCCATAAATTGACTTTGGTTCTATTGACGGAAGCACAGTTTAAACAACCCAAAGAAAGAAAAGAACGATTTGAACCATATGGTATCGATGGGATTTCAACCACCCCAACCGTGATCGGCCTCTTATTGGAACAAAACCCTGAACTATTTAAACAGTTAAAATGGGTGGTTTTAGGCGGTGAAGTGCTCACCCCTGCCTTAGCGAAACGAATACTATCTTATCCTAACATTAAACTTTATAATAGCTATGGACCAACGGAAACCACCATCGCTATTACCTCGACTGAAATACAATCTTTTAATGATATCTCCATCGGTCAAGCACACCCCAATACCCAAGTGATTATTTTTAATGAAAGTGTATTACCCTGGGGTGAAATTGGTGAGATATATGTCCACGGATTAAGTGTTAGCCCATCGGTATCGACAATCAGGTACAAAGGTCTAGAATACTATCAAACCCATGATATGGGTTACCAAGATGAACAAGGACGATTACATTTCATCGGACGTCAAGATCGAATGATTAAACGCCATGGGGTTCGCATTGATTTAAACTGGATCGATCGAATACTTCAGAATCACCCTTCGGTCATTCAAGCCACTTCACTGTTTGAACACAATCAGATCCATACGTTTATCAAAACAAGCCAGCTTATAGATGAGTCTCATTTAATGGACTATGTGGCGGATCATTTATCGCCAAATCAAAGACCCAATCGAATCATCCAGACCAATCAAATCACTCAAGAAGGCAAATTGAAAGCCAAACAAGCACTCAAACAAACGCGATTCAAGCCCATGAGTTTAAAAGAAAAAGCCATCCATCATGCGTTATCGGTTGTCTTAAATCAAAATGCGTTTTATTTAGAAGATACCATCGCCAATTATGGTGCTGATTCATTATCGGTCATTCAAATTCTATCCATTCTAGATCAGTATGGGTATGAATTATCGTTAGGCGAGATGGCGTCCAAGCCAATCCAGATATTGTTAAACAACACAAGAAAACGCTCTGTAGAGCACCACTACTTAAAATTACCAAAACAATCACCACAAATTGATTTGACATCTACAATTGGTTTATACGGAGCGAATGGATTCCTAGGCATTCATTTATTGGATGTATTAATAAAGGAAACACAAAGCCAAATCATCTGTCCTTTAAGGGTTACAAAAGAGGTCCTTGAGCACACCTATGCTTATTATTTTAATCGACCATTAGATTTAAGTCGTATCAAAATCTTACCCTTTGATACACCACTAGGTGAACTTACTGTTCAAGTGGTAATCAATGCGAGTGGGTATACCAAATATCAAGGAAATCCATCCGATTTCGATGAAATCAATGTGAATTTTGTCTTGTCTTTAGGGTATCAAGCCAGTGCCTTAAAAATCCCTTTAGTTCATATTTCCACCCTAGGCATTGGTGCATATGAACGTGTATTTCACGAAGATCGAAAACGACTTCGAACGACCTTCAGCAACCCTTACTTAACCTCTAAAGCCAAAGCAGAATTGGGTTTGTGCGGTATCCCAAATCTACAATACAAAGTGATTCGCGTGGGTAATCTAACCCCAAGCATGCTGACCATGAAACCTCAACTTATTGGTGATAATGCTTTTATGAAGGGATTATCCAATTTGATTGAACACCAAAATTCTCATTTATTCGGTGTGGATTTTGACATTACCCCAGTCGATATCGCTGCACAAGCAATTTTAAAAGTGATGTCAACCAATCTTTTCATTGGGCATGTGGTTCACCCATCTCGATATGATTTTGATGCGTTGTCGAAATATCAAGCATTACAGCCCAAAAAACGTTCGATTCAGAGTGACATAACCAATCAAGCACTACTAAAATTAGGGTATCGATATCCAATCTTATCTAAAACTTATTTAGAACAAATATTAAGGATTGCAGAAAAAAACAGGGAACTTTGATGTCCCTGTTTTCTCTATTTAATGCGGCCTAAACCAATGCGTTTATATACTTTTTGAATCTTTTTGTAAGCCACCGCTCTCGCTGCGTCTCTACCTTGGTCTAAGATATCGTCTAGTTCTTTTGAAGCGAGGAGTGCGTGGTATTTTTCTTGAATCGGTTTTAAATACAAAGCGAGCGCTTCAGCCAAGTCGGATTTGAACACCGCGTAGTTGGATTCTGCGTATTTGTGTTCTAACTCAGAAATCGATACATCACTGATCAATGAATAGATGGTGAGTAAGTTTGAAATGCCTGGTTTGTGTTTGACATCGTATTTGACTTTTGTATCAGAATCTGTGACGGCGGATTTGATTTTATTCTTGATCGCGTTGATGTCATCTAAAATATAAATGATGGCTTTTTGATTCTCATCGGACTTACTCATTTTCTTGGTTGGTTCTTGTAAACTCATGATTTTACCGCCGACTTTAGGGGTAAATGGTTTTGGTACGACAAAGGTTTCGCCATGTTGACTGTTGAAACGTTCAGCGAGATTTCTCGTGAGTTCAAGGTGTTGTTTTTGGTCTTCACCGACAGGTACGATATCTGCGTCATATAATAATATATCGGCAGCCATCAATGCTGGGTAGGTTAACAAGTTAGAGCGAATGCCTTCCATTTGTTTTTGTTTCTTATCTTTGTATTGGGTCATTCTTTCAAGTTCAGGGACATATACTGTGGATTCCATGATGTAGCCTAACATCGAATGTTCAACCACTTCCGATTGGACAAAGAGATGCACCTTTTCAGGGTTTAAACCACAAGCCAAATACAACGCCGCCAAGCTTCGAATGTTTTTTCTGAGTTGGGTTTTGTCTTGTGGGACAGTAATCGCGTGTAAGTCCGCGATAAAAATAAAGAATTCGGTGTCCTGTAATTCTTCTTGTAAAGCGATGAATTGTTTAATCGCCCCTAAATAATTGCCTAATGTGATTAAGCCTGATGGTTGAATGCCTGATACTAAACGCATGATAATGCCTCCTTATAAAAATAAAACGCCCTTAGAATAACATCTAAGGACGACAATGTCGCGGTACCACCTTAGTTCTATGGAAACCCATAGCCCTCGAATGTCTATATAGCAGACCTGCTCATACTCTGTAGGCCCATTCATTTATGTATCCTTCGAAGGCTTTCACTATCCCTTCTCGCTTTTTAAGGCATCGATAAATTACTATTCTACGTCATCGTATATGCCTATTTTA comes from Paracholeplasma manati and encodes:
- a CDS encoding AMP-binding protein, coding for DIMIERLYKRIEYLLEQMTSTHVLAEISMLLPEELPNLVTKKVRPLLDIYYQNLEKAMNHIAIIGHEKVTYAKLEVESNQLSHVLNRCEKDIIIISGGKSYESILMMLAAIKAGKPFVFSTVETKDFLDEPLDIHTFSYENESHKCIDYPKNNIMAYYFTSGTTGRKKVAITYEALSNHIDQTPYIQNAQSLTSIPLMSALHFDMSLEEIWVALTHKLTLVLLTEAQFKQPKERKERFEPYGIDGISTTPTVIGLLLEQNPELFKQLKWVVLGGEVLTPALAKRILSYPNIKLYNSYGPTETTIAITSTEIQSFNDISIGQAHPNTQVIIFNESVLPWGEIGEIYVHGLSVSPSVSTIRYKGLEYYQTHDMGYQDEQGRLHFIGRQDRMIKRHGVRIDLNWIDRILQNHPSVIQATSLFEHNQIHTFIKTSQLIDESHLMDYVADHLSPNQRPNRIIQTNQITQEGKLKAKQALKQTRFKPMSLKEKAIHHALSVVLNQNAFYLEDTIANYGADSLSVIQILSILDQYGYELSLGEMASKPIQILLNNTRKRSVEHHYLKLPKQSPQIDLTSTIGLYGANGFLGIHLLDVLIKETQSQIICPLRVTKEVLEHTYAYYFNRPLDLSRIKILPFDTPLGELTVQVVINASGYTKYQGNPSDFDEINVNFVLSLGYQASALKIPLVHISTLGIGAYERVFHEDRKRLRTTFSNPYLTSKAKAELGLCGIPNLQYKVIRVGNLTPSMLTMKPQLIGDNAFMKGLSNLIEHQNSHLFGVDFDITPVDIAAQAILKVMSTNLFIGHVVHPSRYDFDALSKYQALQPKKRSIQSDITNQALLKLGYRYPILSKTYLEQILRIAEKNREL
- the trpS gene encoding tryptophan--tRNA ligase, producing the protein MMRLVSGIQPSGLITLGNYLGAIKQFIALQEELQDTEFFIFIADLHAITVPQDKTQLRKNIRSLAALYLACGLNPEKVHLFVQSEVVEHSMLGYIMESTVYVPELERMTQYKDKKQKQMEGIRSNLLTYPALMAADILLYDADIVPVGEDQKQHLELTRNLAERFNSQHGETFVVPKPFTPKVGGKIMSLQEPTKKMSKSDENQKAIIYILDDINAIKNKIKSAVTDSDTKVKYDVKHKPGISNLLTIYSLISDVSISELEHKYAESNYAVFKSDLAEALALYLKPIQEKYHALLASKELDDILDQGRDAARAVAYKKIQKVYKRIGLGRIK